The region ACTGGAATTTTTGATGTATTAATCGGAAACCATCTTGTTGACATATCTATGATATACAAATCTGTCATACTTATTATCTTTTTCATATCTTTTATTGTAATCGGATATAACCCCCAATTTTCAAACAATTCTGATATTGAATTTGGATTCTTGACTATTCCCTTTTCTTTTATCCACTCAATATTAAAATATTTTTTTCTTAAAAATTTCGTTAGAGAAATAGCCACCTTCTCACCAAACAAATGAAATGGAGAAAAGTGATGGCCACCCAGAGGAGAAAAAAAGGGCGGGTAACTAATGTATAGAAATCCATGGATACTCAGCACCCGAGATAATTCCCGAATCAATAATTGGGGGCGCTTGACATGTTCGACCAAACTTGAACAAACGATCAAATCAAAAAATTCACGTTTATAAGGCAGATTAAGAGCATTACCAATAACATGATAGATATTTTTATAATGGAGAAAGCTTTCTAAATCCAAGCTAAAAACCTTGGCACCGGCATTGTGTAAAGAGTAAGCATAACCACCAAAGCCACTTCCAACATCAAGGATGATTTTATTTCTTAAGTCAATATTATTTTTTCTTAAGTACTCAACAAGCAGATTACCCTGAAAACACTCGAAGTTGAAATAATCCTCCGGTGAACGAAGTCTTGTTTTTGCTAATTTTATTAATTTAAGCCATAAATAAATATAATTGTTTTCATTCGCCATAAATCAACACCTTTGTCCATTACTTATTGATTCAGTAATTATTAGACCTGTGGCGCAATAATCAATCTGCGGCATTGCGAGACGAATAGAACAGAATAACTAAGCAGGTTGATATTGCTTAAAGGGGCGCAATTGGATACGCTGATTGACCAAGCCCGCCACAATCCGAAAGATCACCGAGTGCTTCGCCAGTTGATGGCGAAACCTTTGGGCTAGAATTTGAAATTTGTTCAACTGCGTCAGGGTATGCTCAACGACCATTCGATATTTAGCCAGAAAATGATTGTAAGCTCGCTGTTCTTCGCTCAAAGGATGAATTCGGCGCGCCTTGAATGGCAAATACAACCGCTTGTCAGGGTAATCTGTCCTAATCCCGTCATAGCCCTTGTCTAGCATGGCGGCTTCCCCCTCCCCTAGTCCAGAGAGCGAATCGGTTTGACGCAATAGACGCATATCATGAAGGGCACTACCCGGCACACTCTCGGAAACGTGTTCTATCAACCATGTCGGCGAAACCGCAACTTGATTCTTGAGTGTATCCGTTTTCTTCTTTCCAGAATAGTACGGTTTTTGACGGTCTTGAACGTTTCCATCTTGGTCTTTCCGGTTCTTGGGACGCTCAATGCGCTGTTCTTTGGCGTCAATGATCAGGCGCATATAACGCAATTTTCGCCGTTCTGCTGGCGGACGGTCAAAGTTGAAATGGGTCAGGCACTCCAGCGTCTCCAACACCTGTTTCAGATTGTCTTCGATGTTGGTCTTGATCAAGTCGTAAATGAAGCCAAGCACTTCATAAGTCGTGTAGGCCTTGAGCCAGAACAACGTCATTAGCAAGCGATCGCGTAAATCACATTTGTGCTTGCGGCCTGTGCTGACCACACGCCGCCGTTTTTGATTTTTGCGCGTGGTGGTCACGGCTTCTAAATGGTCAGTATGCGCCAGTTCAAATTTATCCAACGACATGCAAATCAGGCTTTTTGCCACTTGCGGTTCTTGGAGCAGTTTTCGATAGGTGAGCATACCATTAGTTTACCCAATTTATGTAAATTACGCCATATGTCTATTCTGAAGTTCGGACATGAGTTCGGACATTGGAATATAAAGGAGCCTCAGAACCGATACACTGGTTCACCAAAACCCATATCGGTGGAGACTCCTCATGCGCAAGTCTATCAAACTTCACCCTTTTCTGCAATCTTTGTTCGATGATCCCAGCACGGCTAGCAAAGCTGCTGAAATCGGGGAGGCCATTCTGTCCGCCCGCTCGCTGCGTTTGACCGAGATTGCAGCGAAAATGCGTGGTAGCAGTGCTGCCAGTTACAAACGCATCCAGCGCTTTCTCCACCAAGCCGATCCGCGTCAGGCTCTCTGGCGTTTGTTTCAAGAGCAGGCGGAGTTTGTGATCGGCGATCCGAACGAAATTGAGCGTCCTCAGGCGTACAGGACGGAAACCGTGGGAACCCTCAAGGATGGCAAGACCAAAGGCTTTTGGGCTCTGGTGCTGGGGACAGCCTATCGTGGGCGCGCCATCCCCTGTGGTCTGATCACCTACTCGTCGCAGACCATCGCCCAAGGGCTTGATTCGCGCAACCTGAACCATTTGCGTGCCTTCGCAGAGCTGAAAGGCCTGCTGGGTGAGCGCCCCTTGGTGCTGGATCGGGAGTTCAGTTACCTAGAATTGCTCAAGTTCCTCGTGACAGAGCCGGTGAATTTCGTCATCCGCCTGAACCTGCGCAGCCGCCCGCCCAAGTTCTGGGACAGCGATGGGCGCGAGGTAGGGCTGACCCTCTCTCGTGGTGGAAACGTGATCCACCGGCATGTCTGGTACAAGGGTAAGGTGTGTGTCAACCTGGTTGGCATTTGGGACAAGGGTTTCGCCGACCCTTTATGGATCCTGACCAACCTGCCCGCCAAAGAAGGTCTGAGGATTTATCAGAAGCGGATGAAGCTCGAAGAGAGCTTCCGCGATCGGAAGAGCTTTTTCGGGATGGATAAACTGATGAACAAGCGACAGGAAAGCATGGAAAAGATGTTGGCGTTGCTGTTGCTGGTCTATGCCATCGGCCTGTTGATCGGGGAAGGTTTGCGGGATTGGCTGTATGGTGAGCCGATCCGGGAACAGGAAATCACCCCCCAAGACGAGCGCATCCCAGATGATGCCCAACGGAAAAAAGGCAGGAAATGGAAATGCTATTCGGGCTTGTTTATCTTGATCATGCAGAAATGGTCGCTTTCAACCAGCGAGTGGCATCGTATCATCTGCAACGCTTTGGCAGCCTTCATTACAATTGTTCCACCCCCTGTCCTAACTTATGTCTGATCTTCAGTGTATATACGTTTAGTTTCTGCCCAAAAACAGATACCAAGAAATGTGCTTGCTAATATTATGGATAAGATATGTAAATAGTACCAAGATTTCGATTTTCATTTTCTCTTACTTTAATTATTAGAGGCATATAGTTATTGTTTATATCAACCACAGGTGTATAACTATAAAGAGTGTTCACCACAAGGTAATAATCTCCAGCAGGTATATCTCTTATATAAAAATGTCCATCCTGACCTGTCATTCCCTTTATGCTATTATCGTCCGGTCCTATTAAGATGGGAGGGAAACTGCTTTCAGACGATTTATCAATGGGAAGCAAATAAAAGTTTGTCTTTGCCATTATTATTCCAGTAGTAAAAGATTGTATACTACCACGTAAAGAACCAAAACCTTTTCTAGAATTAGTCACATCTTTTTGAAAAATACACCCATTCAAACTAAAAATAAATGCAATTAAAACTATTGACGAATATATGTATCCAATCACCTTTTTCATCACTTCAAATTATAACTCATATTAACGCGATCTTGACAATTTCTTCATTCCATAATTCAGTTGAGCCCCAACATTCCTAACCAATAGCCAGCTTGGAATGTTGGGGCTTAGTAGAGTCTCTTTCAAAACTAACTAGGGTTCTTTATTAATACTTTTACGATTTTTGGGACAAAGTCATAGCGTCAAATTACACGCTATATAAACTCCTTGCAAATTTTACGGTAACGTAAATGCGTTATGGGTTAGTAAAGTATCGCCTTGTGGATTTAGTATATTAGTTAGTTGAACAAACGCCACAATTGGTCTTGGAGTTCCAACGGGTTCAACCAGTAAGGTGCCAAACCAACCGTCCGGTATTTCAGGCACTCCATCTGCTAATCTAAAATTTTGTATTAGGTTACCACCTGCAGGTATTGTCTTATTTAGCACTACAGGTGCAGAACTACCCGTATATTCTGCACTAGGCGTGTATGTTAATTTTACATCCACACTATTTGAGGTATCCAAGTTTTGTATTGTTGCAACCGTTGCGAAACCGTTTGCTTGTCGTTTTGACATTAATGGTACCACCACACGAGTATCAATACTTGTATCCAAGTTAAAAGCTTCATACGCTCCTGAATTTTCATTATATCCTGGACTTCTTAGTGTTACTATAACTACGACGTCTCCACTCGAATTAAGAAGACAAGACCCACTCCAATTTCCCGGGATACTTGTGTCAACAACTGGATTTACAGCGAAAGATGCATTATTAGGTATAGGGTTGGTATTCTGTTTTGTAAACGTAGCTGGTGAAAAACCTGACCCTGCTTTGCAAGTCAAGGTAATCCCATTTGCTGGAATTGCAGCCCCACTAACATTTTGAATAGATACTGAAGTATTCAATCCATTAAGCAGTCGAGACGTAAAAAGAGGAATACCCCAATTTTTCCCGGCCGCCTCAACCGGGAAAGCATTATATGTTGTCATGGTATTCGGTCCAAGAAATGTGCTAGCTACCACTACAACCTTTTTCCCCGATTCGGCCGCTACAACCGCAGATCCAGTCCATCCATCTTCCAGTAAATTTTCAGAAGTCACG is a window of candidate division WOR-3 bacterium DNA encoding:
- a CDS encoding transposase family protein, whose amino-acid sequence is MLTYRKLLQEPQVAKSLICMSLDKFELAHTDHLEAVTTTRKNQKRRRVVSTGRKHKCDLRDRLLMTLFWLKAYTTYEVLGFIYDLIKTNIEDNLKQVLETLECLTHFNFDRPPAERRKLRYMRLIIDAKEQRIERPKNRKDQDGNVQDRQKPYYSGKKKTDTLKNQVAVSPTWLIEHVSESVPGSALHDMRLLRQTDSLSGLGEGEAAMLDKGYDGIRTDYPDKRLYLPFKARRIHPLSEEQRAYNHFLAKYRMVVEHTLTQLNKFQILAQRFRHQLAKHSVIFRIVAGLVNQRIQLRPFKQYQPA
- a CDS encoding transposase — encoded protein: MRKSIKLHPFLQSLFDDPSTASKAAEIGEAILSARSLRLTEIAAKMRGSSAASYKRIQRFLHQADPRQALWRLFQEQAEFVIGDPNEIERPQAYRTETVGTLKDGKTKGFWALVLGTAYRGRAIPCGLITYSSQTIAQGLDSRNLNHLRAFAELKGLLGERPLVLDREFSYLELLKFLVTEPVNFVIRLNLRSRPPKFWDSDGREVGLTLSRGGNVIHRHVWYKGKVCVNLVGIWDKGFADPLWILTNLPAKEGLRIYQKRMKLEESFRDRKSFFGMDKLMNKRQESMEKMLALLLLVYAIGLLIGEGLRDWLYGEPIREQEITPQDERIPDDAQRKKGRKWKCYSGLFILIMQKWSLSTSEWHRIICNALAAFITIVPPPVLTYV
- a CDS encoding class I SAM-dependent methyltransferase produces the protein MANENNYIYLWLKLIKLAKTRLRSPEDYFNFECFQGNLLVEYLRKNNIDLRNKIILDVGSGFGGYAYSLHNAGAKVFSLDLESFLHYKNIYHVIGNALNLPYKREFFDLIVCSSLVEHVKRPQLLIRELSRVLSIHGFLYISYPPFFSPLGGHHFSPFHLFGEKVAISLTKFLRKKYFNIEWIKEKGIVKNPNSISELFENWGLYPITIKDMKKIISMTDLYIIDMSTRWFPINTSKIPVINEYITWHVQFLMRKVQ